In Wenyingzhuangia fucanilytica, the following are encoded in one genomic region:
- a CDS encoding anthranilate synthase component II, which yields MKILILDNYDSFTYNLVHMVEEITGETPDVFRNDEIPLEVVGDYDLIMLSPGPGVPDEAGILKEVIAEYAGKKPIFGVCLGLQAITEVFGGKIINMDDVFHGVATEMKVVDEDALIFKKIPTLFTAARYHSWIADAATMPKDLKITCIDEDGGVMAIQHKKFNISAVQFHPESILTPDGEVMVREFIENVKKGMSSK from the coding sequence ATGAAAATATTAATATTAGATAACTACGATTCTTTTACCTATAACTTAGTTCATATGGTAGAAGAAATTACAGGAGAAACACCAGATGTTTTTAGAAATGATGAAATTCCACTAGAAGTAGTGGGAGATTATGATTTAATTATGTTGTCTCCAGGGCCAGGAGTTCCTGATGAAGCAGGGATTCTAAAAGAAGTTATAGCAGAGTATGCAGGAAAGAAGCCTATTTTTGGAGTTTGTTTAGGGTTACAAGCTATTACAGAAGTGTTCGGTGGGAAAATTATCAATATGGATGATGTTTTCCATGGTGTAGCTACAGAAATGAAAGTAGTAGATGAAGACGCTTTAATCTTTAAGAAAATACCAACATTATTTACGGCAGCTCGTTATCATTCTTGGATTGCTGATGCAGCAACAATGCCTAAAGATTTAAAAATTACTTGTATTGATGAAGATGGTGGAGTAATGGCTATTCAACATAAAAAATTCAACATCAGTGCGGTTCAATTTCATCCAGAGTCTATCTTAACTCCTGATGGTGAAGTAATGGTTAGAGAATTTATTGAGAATGTAAAAAAAGGAATGAGTAGCAAGTAG